In Halovivax gelatinilyticus, the following are encoded in one genomic region:
- a CDS encoding ubiquitin-like small modifier protein 1: MKVECVFFGPFRESVGEKTVVVETAAETVGELLRDLEASYPSLEGRLVDGDDLAGKTVVTRDGRDVRHVDGLETPVDGTATFRLVPSVYGG, translated from the coding sequence GTGAAGGTCGAGTGCGTCTTTTTCGGACCGTTTCGCGAGTCGGTCGGGGAGAAGACCGTCGTCGTCGAAACGGCGGCCGAGACGGTCGGCGAGTTACTCCGTGACCTCGAAGCGAGCTATCCCTCGCTCGAGGGGCGACTCGTCGACGGCGACGACCTCGCGGGAAAGACCGTCGTCACCCGGGACGGACGGGACGTCAGACACGTCGACGGGCTCGAGACGCCGGTCGACGGGACGGCGACGTTTCGGCTCGTTCCATCGGTCTACGGCGGGTGA